In Burkholderiales bacterium, the DNA window CGTCGCGCGCTCCCGGCTACGGCTGGCCGATTGGCGAACGCGCCTGGATCAACCCGAGCCCGAACGCGCCGAACCTTTCGATGGCGCGCTGCTATGCAGGAACTGTCATGCTCGAAGGCGCAACCCTATCCGAAGGCCGCGGCACGACGCGGCCGCTCGAATTGTTCGGCGCGCCCGAAATCGATGCGCGCGCGCTGATCGCAACCATGCAAAAACTGGCGCCGCAGTGGCTGCGCGGCTGCCGGCTGCGAGAATGCTGGTTCGAGCCCACCTTCCACAAGCACGCCGGCAAGCTGTGCGCCGGCGTACAGATTCACG includes these proteins:
- a CDS encoding DUF1343 domain-containing protein; amino-acid sequence: SRAPGYGWPIGERAWINPSPNAPNLSMARCYAGTVMLEGATLSEGRGTTRPLELFGAPEIDARALIATMQKLAPQWLRGCRLRECWFEPTFHKHAGKLCAGVQIHVEDGSYDHDAFRPWRLQSLAFKALRKLRPDYDLWRDFSYEYEHDRLAIDLINGSELLRQWVDDVAAEPGDLEALAAPDEAAWLDERDPFLLYR